Proteins encoded in a region of the Misgurnus anguillicaudatus chromosome 9, ASM2758022v2, whole genome shotgun sequence genome:
- the nsmfa gene encoding NMDA receptor synaptonuclear signaling and neuronal migration factor isoform X2 produces MDFFGNLSQWHEKRMILKNGTAHELQYTGQDGNPACRAARAFGEYLHTHPENRNGSDHLLSDTLVGHDADCPESLCTQNNNHHSYTFQDSTLCAKPNLINPALGLLEPPTPTVTSKSRLSLERSFSAEEDQQKCLECSLQPARVYTITGESGMLGTSRGSKENLELEVLKDALEACDVQALAQSSTSSNSSSPTQYHRRHGGGGTSGNQLRGNHHHGNHHYISSSGDRSGATNHNQQLASSAGASHHHHGATHHHHHLSQPLQSSVSAHNIRGWGEGKDCGLACDGCPGTPSRSQGSLDLESSTREAGKQRRPPLERMCSVDRVTGMERDDNSWLPKENMFSFQTATTTMQANFRKHLRMVGSRRMKAQTFAERRAKSFNRSWSDPTPVKQDSLHDSKDSGDLQTTCCTPDEGGCEDMDWEEEREMERLACEGDDFIPPKIMLISSKVPKAEYVPNIIRRGDPSIIPILYDHEHATFDDILEEIEKRLTAYRKGSKIWRMLIFCQGGPGHLYLLKNKVATFAKVEKEEDMSQFWKRLSRFMSKVNPEPNLIHIMGCYVLGNPNGEKLFQKLKNLMRPYSVTFESPLELSAQGKEMIEMYFDFRLFRLWKTRQHSKLLDYEDLL; encoded by the exons AGCAGCCCGTGCATTTGGAGAGTATCTTCACACCCATCCTGAGAACCGTAACGGATCAG ATCACTTACTCTCTGACACCCTTGTTGGCCACGACGCTGACTGCCCAGAAAGCCTGTGCACTCAGAACAACAACCATCATAGCTACACTTTTCAGGACTCCACTCTCTGTGCCAAACCCAATCTGATCAACCCTGCCCTGGGTCTCCTGGAACCTCCAACTCCAACAGTGACCTCCAAAAGCCGCCTGTCCCTAGAGCGGAGTTTCTCGGCAGAGGAGGACCAGCAGAAGTGCTTGGAGTGCTCACTGCAGCCTGCTCGCGTCTACACTATCACCGGAGAGAGCGGCATGCTGGGGACCAGCCGAGGGAGCAAGGAGAACCTGGAGCTTGAGGTACTGAAAGATGCGCTGGAGGCGTGTGACGTCCAAGCGCTCGCCCAATCCTCCACTTCCTCCAACTCCTCGTCTCCGACGCAGTACCACCGCCGCCATGGAGGTGGAGGTACGAGTGGCAACCAGCTCCGCGGCAACCACCACCATGGCAACCACCATTACATCAGCAGCAGCGGAGACAGAAGCGGGGCCACCAACCATAACCAGCAACTGGCAAGCTCCGCGGGAGCATCTCACCATCACCACGGAGCAACTCATCACCACCATCACCTTTCCCAACCGCTGCAGAGTTCAGTCAGCGCGCACAACATCCGCGGATGGGGGGAGGGAAAGGATTGCGGCCTGGCATGCGACGGCTGTCCCGGGACGCCGTCACGCAGTCAGGGTTCGCTGGACCTGGAGAGCAGCACCCGAGAGGCAGGCAAGCAGCGCCGGCCACCACTAGAGCGGATGTGCAGTGTGGACCGGGTGACTGGGATGGAGCGAG ATGACAACAGTTGGTTACCTAAAGAGAACATGTTCAGCTTTCAGACAGCAACTACAACCATGCAGGC GAATTTCCGGAAGCATTTAAGAATGGTCGGCAGCAGAAGAATGAAAGCACAAA CATTTGCAGAACGCAGGGCGAAGAGTTTCAACCGATCCTGGAGCGATCCGACACCTGTCAAACAAGACTCCCTACACGACTCAAAAGACA GTGGTGATTTGCAGACCACCTGCTGTACTCCTGACGAGGGAGGATGTGAAGACATGGACTGGGAggaggagagagagatggagagactGGCGTGTGAGGGCGACGACTTCATCCCACCTAAAATTATG CTGATCTCATCAAAAGTTCCCAAAGCAGAATATGTTCCCAACATCATTCGAAGGGGCGATCCTTCTATAATACCGATCCTATAT GATCATGAGCATGCCACGTTCGACGATATTTTGG AAGAGATTGAGAAGAGATTGACGGCCTACAGAAAAGGCTCCAAGATCTGGCGAATGCTGATTTTCTGTcag GGTGGCCCGGGGCATCTGTACCTGCTGAAGAATAAAGTGGCCACTTTTGCCAAGGTCGAGAAAGAGGAAGACATGAGCCA ATTTTGGAAAAGATTAAGCCGGTTTATGAGTAAAGTAAATCCAGAGCCAAACTTGATCCACATCATGGGCTGCTACGTCCTGGGCAATCCAAATGGAGAGAAG CTGTTCCAGAAACTGAAGAACCTAATGAGGCCTTATTCTGTCACATTCGAGTCGCCACTGGAGCTCTCCGCTCAGG GGAAAGAGATGATCGAGATGTACTTCGATTTCCGTTTGTTCAGGCTTTGGAAAACTCGTCAGCACTCCAAACTTCTCGACTATGAAGATCTGTTGTGA
- the nsmfa gene encoding NMDA receptor synaptonuclear signaling and neuronal migration factor isoform X1: MDFFGNLSQWHEKRMILKNGTAHELQYTGQDGNPACRAARAFGEYLHTHPENRNGSDHLLSDTLVGHDADCPESLCTQNNNHHSYTFQDSTLCAKPNLINPALGLLEPPTPTVTSKSRLSLERSFSAEEDQQKCLECSLQPARVYTITGESGMLGTSRGSKENLELEVLKDALEACDVQALAQSSTSSNSSSPTQYHRRHGGGGTSGNQLRGNHHHGNHHYISSSGDRSGATNHNQQLASSAGASHHHHGATHHHHHLSQPLQSSVSAHNIRGWGEGKDCGLACDGCPGTPSRSQGSLDLESSTREAGKQRRPPLERMCSVDRVTGMERADDNSWLPKENMFSFQTATTTMQANFRKHLRMVGSRRMKAQTFAERRAKSFNRSWSDPTPVKQDSLHDSKDSGDLQTTCCTPDEGGCEDMDWEEEREMERLACEGDDFIPPKIMLISSKVPKAEYVPNIIRRGDPSIIPILYDHEHATFDDILEEIEKRLTAYRKGSKIWRMLIFCQGGPGHLYLLKNKVATFAKVEKEEDMSQFWKRLSRFMSKVNPEPNLIHIMGCYVLGNPNGEKLFQKLKNLMRPYSVTFESPLELSAQGKEMIEMYFDFRLFRLWKTRQHSKLLDYEDLL, from the exons AGCAGCCCGTGCATTTGGAGAGTATCTTCACACCCATCCTGAGAACCGTAACGGATCAG ATCACTTACTCTCTGACACCCTTGTTGGCCACGACGCTGACTGCCCAGAAAGCCTGTGCACTCAGAACAACAACCATCATAGCTACACTTTTCAGGACTCCACTCTCTGTGCCAAACCCAATCTGATCAACCCTGCCCTGGGTCTCCTGGAACCTCCAACTCCAACAGTGACCTCCAAAAGCCGCCTGTCCCTAGAGCGGAGTTTCTCGGCAGAGGAGGACCAGCAGAAGTGCTTGGAGTGCTCACTGCAGCCTGCTCGCGTCTACACTATCACCGGAGAGAGCGGCATGCTGGGGACCAGCCGAGGGAGCAAGGAGAACCTGGAGCTTGAGGTACTGAAAGATGCGCTGGAGGCGTGTGACGTCCAAGCGCTCGCCCAATCCTCCACTTCCTCCAACTCCTCGTCTCCGACGCAGTACCACCGCCGCCATGGAGGTGGAGGTACGAGTGGCAACCAGCTCCGCGGCAACCACCACCATGGCAACCACCATTACATCAGCAGCAGCGGAGACAGAAGCGGGGCCACCAACCATAACCAGCAACTGGCAAGCTCCGCGGGAGCATCTCACCATCACCACGGAGCAACTCATCACCACCATCACCTTTCCCAACCGCTGCAGAGTTCAGTCAGCGCGCACAACATCCGCGGATGGGGGGAGGGAAAGGATTGCGGCCTGGCATGCGACGGCTGTCCCGGGACGCCGTCACGCAGTCAGGGTTCGCTGGACCTGGAGAGCAGCACCCGAGAGGCAGGCAAGCAGCGCCGGCCACCACTAGAGCGGATGTGCAGTGTGGACCGGGTGACTGGGATGGAGCGAG CAGATGACAACAGTTGGTTACCTAAAGAGAACATGTTCAGCTTTCAGACAGCAACTACAACCATGCAGGC GAATTTCCGGAAGCATTTAAGAATGGTCGGCAGCAGAAGAATGAAAGCACAAA CATTTGCAGAACGCAGGGCGAAGAGTTTCAACCGATCCTGGAGCGATCCGACACCTGTCAAACAAGACTCCCTACACGACTCAAAAGACA GTGGTGATTTGCAGACCACCTGCTGTACTCCTGACGAGGGAGGATGTGAAGACATGGACTGGGAggaggagagagagatggagagactGGCGTGTGAGGGCGACGACTTCATCCCACCTAAAATTATG CTGATCTCATCAAAAGTTCCCAAAGCAGAATATGTTCCCAACATCATTCGAAGGGGCGATCCTTCTATAATACCGATCCTATAT GATCATGAGCATGCCACGTTCGACGATATTTTGG AAGAGATTGAGAAGAGATTGACGGCCTACAGAAAAGGCTCCAAGATCTGGCGAATGCTGATTTTCTGTcag GGTGGCCCGGGGCATCTGTACCTGCTGAAGAATAAAGTGGCCACTTTTGCCAAGGTCGAGAAAGAGGAAGACATGAGCCA ATTTTGGAAAAGATTAAGCCGGTTTATGAGTAAAGTAAATCCAGAGCCAAACTTGATCCACATCATGGGCTGCTACGTCCTGGGCAATCCAAATGGAGAGAAG CTGTTCCAGAAACTGAAGAACCTAATGAGGCCTTATTCTGTCACATTCGAGTCGCCACTGGAGCTCTCCGCTCAGG GGAAAGAGATGATCGAGATGTACTTCGATTTCCGTTTGTTCAGGCTTTGGAAAACTCGTCAGCACTCCAAACTTCTCGACTATGAAGATCTGTTGTGA